The segment TGTAGATCTCCACCGGCGCGGCATCGGGTTCGTCCGCCGGCCGCACGCTGATATGGAAGCTGGTGTAGATCGGCGCCCACCAGATCACCTCCATGCGGAAGTCCACGGGCTCGTTCCATTCGGCGACGCCCCGGCTCTGCGCGACCATCGACCGCCATAGCGGCCCGCCCTCCAGCCCGAGCCGCGCGGCATGGGTGCGGAAGCGGATCGATCGATCGCCGATCTCGAAGGTCATGCCCTGGTCGACGAATTGGGCGCCGGGACGGGCGTTGCGATAATATTGGACCTCGACCCCGCCGAAGCTTTCGGGGTGAACGAACTCGGCATGGGTGATGTCGAAGAGATTGTCGTTGATCAGGCGATAGTCGCTCCTGATCGACTCGATATGGCCATAGCCACCGATCCAGGCCGGATCGCCGCTGACCCAGAAACCTTCGGGAATGCTGCTTTCGTCGGCGGCGCCCGCCGGATCGCCCATCCAGATCCAGATATAGCCGTGCCGTTCGACCACCGGATAGGTGCGCACCCGCGCGCGGGGCGGCACCGCCTTCTGCCCCGGTACCCGCACACAGATGCCGTCCGCGCCGAACTCGGCGCCATGATAGGCGCAGCGTATGCCGTCGCCCACCACCGTGCCGAGCGACAGCGGCGCCAGCCGGTGCGGGCAGAAATCGTCGAGCCCGACGAGCACGCCCGAAGCGCCGCGATAGACCGCGACCCTGCGGCCGAGCAGCGTACGGGCAACGATCCCGCCGCCGGCGACTTCGTCCGGCTCGGCAACGATGTACCAGGCATTGAACAGAAACATCGAGCCTCCCGCCATTTTGGGAGCCGGGTCTTTCCACCCCGACTGTCGAGGCCGATTGTATTTGTTGCGCCAACCAAGCTTTAGTAGGCTCGCTCACAAAATACTGTTGCGGGGGACGCAACAATGCGACGTTGGGAAACCTATGAAGCCTTCATCGCCGTGGTCGAGTGCGGCAGCTTCACCGCGGCGGCCGAAAGACTCCGATTGTCGAAGTCGGCGATCAGCCGATCGGTCAGCTCGCTCGAGGCCCGGCTGGGCAGCCAGCTCCTCTTCCGCACCACGCGCCGGCTGGCGCCGACCGACCTGGGCCGATCGGTCTATCGCCGCTGCGTCGAGCTGTTCGACATGCTGGCCGAGATCGACGCCGAGGCGATGGAGCATGACGCGTCGCTGCGCGGCAAGCTGCGCATCGTCGCGTCGGACAGCTTCGGCGAATGCTATATCGCGCCGCTGGCCGCGGAGATGATGCGGCTGCACGAGCAACTGGAGATCGAGTTCCTCGTCACCGACCGGACGATCGACATCGTCGCCGACGGCTATGACATGGCGATCCGCTACAATGCGCAGGTCGATTCCAGCCTGAAGGTGCAGAAGCTGTACGAGCTGCCGCACATCTGCGCCGCCTCCCCGGAGTATCTGCTGCGCGCGGGCACGCCTTTCACCCTCGCGGACCTGACGCGGCACAACTGCCTGGTGTCGACCTTCGAGGCCTGCCACGCCTGGCGCTTCGGAATGGGCCGGACGCAGAAGACGCCCAATCTGTCCGGCAACTGGTGCAGCAACAACGGCCCGGCCCTGCTGACCGCCGCGCTGAACGGCATCGGGATCGTGTGGCTGCCCGAACTCTATCTGCGGCCCTATATAAAGGCCGGCGCGCTGATCGAGTTGCTGGGCGAGCATCGTTCGGACCCGATGCCGGTATGGGCGGTCTATCCGGCCCGGCGACAGGCGGCGAAGGTCCGCGCCTTCATCGACTATGTGAAGTCCCGGCTGCCGGCGGCGGAAGGCATGACCCCGGAACCGCACCTCGCCGGGATCGTGCGTCCGCCCGTATTGGTGGCCTGACCGGCATCCGGCGGTCGAGCGATGCGGTTGCGCCTGCTAGAACCTGATCGCTCGAGGTGGAAGCGCTTTGCGCTCCCGCCGGAGCAAGTTCACCCAGTCACTGAAAAATGGTGCTGCCGGTGAGGATTGAACTCACGACCTCAGCCTCTTCTAGGCTCAGGCCGGTCGCCAGATTAATCCGGCCTTGCTACCTTCGATGCGATCAGAACGTGTTGCCGGGTAACC is part of the Rhizorhabdus wittichii RW1 genome and harbors:
- a CDS encoding transcriptional regulator, LysR family (PFAM: regulatory protein, LysR; LysR, substrate-binding), whose translation is MRRWETYEAFIAVVECGSFTAAAERLRLSKSAISRSVSSLEARLGSQLLFRTTRRLAPTDLGRSVYRRCVELFDMLAEIDAEAMEHDASLRGKLRIVASDSFGECYIAPLAAEMMRLHEQLEIEFLVTDRTIDIVADGYDMAIRYNAQVDSSLKVQKLYELPHICAASPEYLLRAGTPFTLADLTRHNCLVSTFEACHAWRFGMGRTQKTPNLSGNWCSNNGPALLTAALNGIGIVWLPELYLRPYIKAGALIELLGEHRSDPMPVWAVYPARRQAAKVRAFIDYVKSRLPAAEGMTPEPHLAGIVRPPVLVA
- a CDS encoding Vanillate monooxygenase (PFAM: Rieske [2Fe-2S] domain protein); amino-acid sequence: MFLFNAWYIVAEPDEVAGGGIVARTLLGRRVAVYRGASGVLVGLDDFCPHRLAPLSLGTVVGDGIRCAYHGAEFGADGICVRVPGQKAVPPRARVRTYPVVERHGYIWIWMGDPAGAADESSIPEGFWVSGDPAWIGGYGHIESIRSDYRLINDNLFDITHAEFVHPESFGGVEVQYYRNARPGAQFVDQGMTFEIGDRSIRFRTHAARLGLEGGPLWRSMVAQSRGVAEWNEPVDFRMEVIWWAPIYTSFHISVRPADEPDAAPVEIYNLHAAVPESETSSHYFYRSIRNYGDPSMDAMFIDAANFVFHQDKPILEGQQAVLGTRDLLDTDPISFAGDRLQLEGRRILGRLLAAEQEA